A single Macaca fascicularis isolate 582-1 chromosome 13, T2T-MFA8v1.1 DNA region contains:
- the LOC102131263 gene encoding uncharacterized protein — MESSSVSLCGLRGWVRLHRRPRCPSRLRGGLWARPVGTEGSTGPGGRGGLVFAHRAVRPARRRGPGAPRLSGTGLGSPRGDEAPERALFALSPHCALPSSPLGPHLEPPRPGPVCFSSPAPSTPTRKQPSGLRQRPEAVAQGRPESKWGQHGEPWPCRKRCEGRGSSRAFLARERQAKAGGKVVQ; from the coding sequence ATGGAGTCCTCCTCAGTCTCGCTCTGTGGGCTCCGTGGCTGGGTGAGGCTCCACCGCCGGCCGCGCTGTCCCTCGCGCCTTCGGGGCGGGCTGTGGGCTCGGCCTGTGGGGACCGAGGGGAGCACGGGCCCGGGCGGCCGCGGAGGCCTGGTGTTCGCCCACCGAGCGGTGCGGCCTGCTCGGAGGCGAGGCCCGGGAGCCCCGCGGCTCAGCGGGACGGGCCTGGGGTCACCGAGGGGTGACGAGGCTCCCGAGAGGGCTTTGTTCGCGCTTTCGCCACACTGCGCACTTCCTTCCAGCCCCCTCGGCCCCCACCTCGAGCCTCCGCGCCCCGGCCCTGTTTGTTTTTCCAGCCCCGCGCCCTCCACTCCGACACGCAAACAGCCCTCGGGGCTGCGTCAGCGGCCCGAGGCCGTGGCCCAGGGCAGGCCTGAGTCCAAATGGGGCCAGCACGGCGAGCCCTGGCCCTGCAGGAAGCGGTGTGAGGGGAGAGGGAGCTCCAGGGCCTTCCTGGCGCGAGAGAGGCAGGCGAAGGCCGGCGGGAAGGTGGTCCAATAG